In Roseiconus lacunae, one genomic interval encodes:
- a CDS encoding endonuclease/exonuclease/phosphatase family protein, giving the protein MNLFPTAVAMIILPLVTISPSISHAEEGTSLRVLSYNIKRGLGNDGKTDLARTASVINRLSPDFVGLQEVDEKTQRSGEVDQAAELGRQLGMHHSFAPFMDYDGGRYGLAILSRHPIRQSKIIELPKGNEPRVALAVDVELPDGQLITLVNLHFDWVRNDGFRFAQAKRLKQALTELTTPYILLGDFNDQPNSRTLELLGRGMTEADKPQDDSFTYSASKPSIEIDFIFVAPPTRWSIEHVDVVDEPIASDHRPVSAKIQLRPHTSSSADDR; this is encoded by the coding sequence ATGAATCTGTTTCCGACCGCAGTTGCAATGATCATATTGCCACTCGTGACCATCTCGCCTTCGATTTCCCACGCCGAAGAAGGTACGTCGCTGCGAGTGCTCAGCTACAACATCAAGCGAGGGTTGGGAAACGACGGCAAGACAGATCTCGCAAGAACCGCGTCGGTCATCAATCGACTTTCACCAGATTTTGTTGGACTGCAAGAAGTCGACGAGAAGACCCAACGCAGCGGTGAAGTGGACCAAGCCGCCGAACTTGGTCGACAACTCGGCATGCACCATTCGTTCGCGCCATTCATGGACTACGACGGCGGACGGTATGGCTTGGCCATTCTCTCACGCCATCCCATTAGGCAGTCCAAGATCATTGAGTTGCCCAAAGGAAACGAACCACGTGTGGCGCTTGCGGTCGATGTCGAGCTTCCCGACGGGCAATTGATCACTCTCGTCAATCTTCATTTTGACTGGGTGAGAAATGATGGCTTTCGATTCGCCCAAGCAAAGCGACTGAAACAAGCTCTGACCGAGTTAACAACTCCATACATCCTGCTTGGCGATTTCAACGATCAGCCCAACTCCCGGACGCTCGAGTTGCTCGGGCGTGGCATGACGGAAGCCGATAAGCCGCAGGATGATTCGTTTACCTATTCGGCGTCGAAGCCTTCGATTGAAATCGATTTTATTTTCGTCGCTCCGCCGACGCGCTGGTCAATCGAACACGTCGATGTCGTCGACGAACCGATTGCCTCAGACCACCGTCCCGTATCTGCGAAAATTCAACTAAGGCCTCACACTTCGTCGAGTGCTGACGATAGGTAA
- a CDS encoding FixH family protein, whose product MHTQGLRHTTHRSARQIDRQHCRITLLRHFVGVMMLIVIATTGCESQQSTEPTGSAEVQLGSTPPSVGPCDLTVTLLDASGSPLKGADLTVEGNMNHAGMKPSFAEMSETDEPGVYSGTIDFTMGGDWFLLINATGPDGVSIESKIDVLGVETN is encoded by the coding sequence ATGCACACACAAGGTTTACGCCACACCACTCACCGCTCAGCACGGCAGATCGATCGCCAACATTGCCGAATCACGCTTCTTCGACATTTCGTTGGCGTGATGATGCTGATCGTGATCGCCACAACGGGTTGCGAATCACAGCAGTCGACAGAACCGACGGGATCTGCCGAAGTTCAGCTCGGTTCAACACCGCCGTCGGTTGGCCCATGCGACCTCACGGTAACGTTGCTCGATGCTTCCGGATCCCCACTCAAAGGTGCGGACTTAACCGTCGAAGGGAACATGAATCATGCCGGCATGAAACCATCATTCGCGGAAATGTCCGAGACCGATGAACCAGGCGTTTACTCAGGGACCATTGACTTCACGATGGGGGGCGATTGGTTCTTGTTAATCAACGCGACTGGTCCTGACGGCGTCTCGATCGAATCGAAGATCGATGTCCTTGGCGTGGAGACGAACTAG